A genomic segment from Neobacillus sp. YX16 encodes:
- a CDS encoding nitronate monooxygenase, translating into MKWGYKLNFPQLKIAHIMPKVPVFQGGMGVGISLSKLASAVANAGGVGIISGTGITTDEMRDHIRKAKSLVKDAGYIGVNVLFAMNDFAEKMKAALEEKVDFIISGAGISRDMYAWGRQAGIPVISIVSSAKLARISERLGAAAVVVEGFEAGGHLGTDRPMFDILPEVVEAVSIPVLAAGGIMTGEDIAKALSMGASGVQMGTRFVASEECDAPLAFKQKYVDARKEDTLLVKTTVGLHGRVIANNFSNLISGPDKLKIAKCHDCLKNCSYRFCTLDSLLVSVAGDVENGLVFAGARVDEIKEILPVQQIMDNLTTEYQNAMQ; encoded by the coding sequence ATGAAATGGGGTTATAAATTGAACTTTCCACAATTAAAAATTGCACATATCATGCCAAAGGTTCCAGTTTTTCAAGGAGGAATGGGTGTTGGTATTTCATTAAGTAAACTGGCTTCTGCTGTTGCTAATGCTGGCGGAGTTGGAATTATCTCAGGTACTGGTATTACAACAGATGAAATGCGTGATCATATTAGAAAAGCAAAAAGTCTTGTAAAAGATGCTGGCTATATTGGCGTAAATGTCCTGTTCGCAATGAATGATTTTGCAGAAAAAATGAAAGCCGCTCTAGAGGAAAAAGTTGATTTTATTATTTCAGGGGCAGGAATTTCAAGGGATATGTATGCTTGGGGCAGACAGGCTGGCATTCCCGTCATTTCCATTGTTTCTTCTGCCAAATTAGCAAGAATTTCAGAAAGACTCGGCGCTGCAGCAGTAGTGGTTGAAGGCTTTGAAGCTGGCGGACATCTCGGAACTGACAGACCGATGTTTGACATACTTCCAGAAGTAGTGGAAGCAGTATCGATTCCTGTTCTCGCAGCTGGTGGTATCATGACTGGCGAGGATATCGCAAAAGCTCTTTCAATGGGGGCATCTGGGGTTCAGATGGGCACTAGATTTGTAGCAAGTGAAGAATGTGACGCTCCACTAGCATTTAAACAGAAATACGTTGATGCTCGTAAAGAGGATACTTTGTTAGTCAAAACAACGGTTGGCTTACACGGCAGAGTAATTGCTAATAACTTTTCCAACTTAATTAGTGGGCCAGACAAATTAAAAATTGCCAAATGTCATGATTGTTTAAAAAATTGCTCTTATCGCTTCTGTACGCTCGATTCCTTACTCGTATCAGTTGCAGGCGATGTGGAAAATGGACTTGTCTTTGCTGGCGCCCGAGTAGATGAAATCAAGGAAATTCTTCCTGTCCAGCAAATCATGGATAATCTGACAACAGAATATCAAAACGCTATGCAGTAA
- a CDS encoding DUF3784 domain-containing protein translates to MWGLFAVHISVIVVFLILGGVVRKKKGYWLISGFASRPKEEQEELIRNGYPQRMGGLLIITAIGMLILLPLMFTSFKYAMEVQFGFMIIFLMGGMIYLTKYEVPKKRKRSYVISISLFIVIIGGISALSYFSYQGYELVAKEESFEITGMYGDEWNYEDITSIELMEKLPEVTVRTNGVGLPTLSKGHFKVRGYGSSLLYIQKGSSPYIYIELKDKKIFINDKDPEQTRLWFEQVSEKAELTQ, encoded by the coding sequence ATGTGGGGACTTTTCGCAGTACATATAAGTGTGATTGTGGTTTTCCTTATTCTTGGAGGGGTGGTAAGGAAAAAGAAAGGCTACTGGCTGATTTCAGGCTTCGCTTCCCGGCCGAAGGAAGAACAGGAGGAGTTAATTCGTAATGGTTATCCACAGAGGATGGGTGGATTATTAATCATAACGGCCATTGGCATGTTGATATTGCTTCCGCTCATGTTTACCTCGTTTAAATATGCAATGGAAGTTCAATTTGGATTTATGATTATATTTTTAATGGGAGGAATGATTTATTTAACAAAATATGAGGTTCCAAAAAAGCGCAAACGCAGCTATGTTATAAGTATTTCCTTATTTATTGTCATAATTGGCGGCATAAGTGCTCTATCATATTTTAGTTATCAAGGGTACGAGCTAGTAGCAAAGGAAGAAAGCTTTGAGATAACAGGGATGTATGGTGATGAATGGAATTATGAGGACATAACTTCGATTGAACTTATGGAAAAACTTCCAGAGGTTACGGTGAGAACTAACGGCGTTGGTCTGCCAACACTTTCAAAAGGACATTTTAAAGTGAGGGGTTACGGCAGCAGCCTGCTTTATATTCAAAAAGGGTCATCTCCATATATCTATATTGAATTAAAAGATAAGAAGATATTTATTAATGATAAAGATCCGGAGCAGACACGACTTTGGTTTGAACAGGTCAGCGAAAAAGCCGAATTAACTCAATAA
- a CDS encoding sporulation protein: MTLKDYLTKLKIGLPKTMVHLDKKVYEAGSVINGTIEITGGLMKNKIKRYDIDLVGIDSQAFVEEIVNSLSVFCSLESSPNQTGKISFLINVPDDIKTNQSKFNYSLIINIDLGNANNITQNVPIMIDAVL; the protein is encoded by the coding sequence ATGACATTAAAAGATTATTTAACAAAGCTAAAGATTGGCTTGCCAAAAACAATGGTACACTTGGATAAAAAGGTATATGAAGCCGGAAGTGTTATTAACGGTACCATTGAGATAACTGGCGGACTGATGAAAAATAAAATAAAAAGATATGATATCGATCTAGTAGGGATTGATTCCCAGGCATTTGTAGAAGAAATAGTAAATAGTCTTTCCGTTTTCTGTTCTCTTGAGAGTAGTCCAAACCAGACTGGAAAAATTTCGTTCTTAATCAATGTTCCTGACGATATTAAAACAAATCAAAGTAAATTTAACTATTCTTTAATCATTAATATTGATTTAGGAAATGCAAACAATATTACGCAAAATGTCCCAATTATGATAGATGCCGTTTTATAG
- a CDS encoding aminotransferase class V-fold PLP-dependent enzyme has product MITARIGSKWYTLPDNLEEYFQKFRSHVIGINQEFDSPHGRKPIIYADWTASGRIFRPIEEKISEVFGPFMANTHTESNITSSMMTGIYNQSRKIIKEHVNANGDDAVILDGFGMTSVMNKLQRIMGIRVPEQWKESIKLSERNRPVVFLTHMEHHSNQTSWIETLADVEIIKPDSEGLVDVNHLEQLLSQYRDRVVKIGSFTACSNVTGIQTPYHRLAKIMHKHGGLCFVDFAASAPYVKINMHPEDPMEKLDAIFFSPHKFLGGPGTSGVLIFDKRIYTNKVPDHPGGGTVTWTNPWGGHQYINDIEHREDGGTPGILQAIRTALCIKLKEQMGIEQILAREREQLELLLSGLENIPNLHVLESHQRNRIGIVSLTITDIHYNLIVRLLNDRFGFQVRGGCSCAGTYGHYLLEIDKVKSKQIAEQIDQGDLSTKPGWVRFSLHPIMTNAEILLFVKAMKEITTNIKDWKKDYVYDPDSNDYFYNQHIRKDMSPLFDLTSL; this is encoded by the coding sequence ATGATTACTGCAAGAATCGGGAGTAAATGGTATACATTGCCGGATAATCTTGAAGAGTATTTTCAAAAATTCAGGTCTCATGTTATCGGCATTAACCAGGAGTTTGACTCCCCACACGGAAGAAAACCGATTATTTATGCAGATTGGACGGCTAGTGGAAGAATATTTCGGCCAATTGAAGAAAAAATTTCAGAGGTATTCGGTCCTTTTATGGCAAATACACATACGGAATCAAATATTACAAGTTCAATGATGACGGGTATCTATAATCAATCAAGAAAGATTATAAAGGAACACGTAAATGCAAATGGGGATGATGCGGTTATTCTTGATGGATTTGGGATGACATCTGTGATGAATAAATTACAAAGAATAATGGGAATTAGGGTTCCAGAACAATGGAAAGAAAGTATTAAACTTTCTGAGCGGAATAGACCAGTTGTTTTTCTCACACATATGGAGCACCATTCCAACCAAACCTCATGGATTGAGACATTAGCGGATGTTGAGATTATTAAACCTGACTCGGAAGGTCTAGTAGATGTAAATCATCTGGAACAACTTCTGTCACAGTACCGTGACCGAGTGGTTAAAATTGGCTCATTTACGGCATGCTCGAATGTAACGGGAATCCAAACCCCTTATCATAGGCTGGCCAAAATCATGCATAAGCACGGAGGTCTTTGCTTTGTGGATTTTGCTGCCTCTGCTCCCTATGTGAAGATTAATATGCACCCAGAAGACCCTATGGAGAAACTCGATGCCATTTTCTTTTCTCCGCATAAATTTTTAGGTGGACCCGGCACGAGTGGTGTCTTAATTTTTGATAAAAGAATTTATACTAATAAGGTGCCGGATCATCCAGGAGGTGGGACGGTAACATGGACAAATCCTTGGGGTGGACACCAATACATTAACGACATTGAGCATCGTGAGGATGGAGGAACACCAGGAATTCTTCAAGCGATTCGTACAGCTTTGTGTATAAAATTAAAGGAACAAATGGGAATAGAACAAATTTTAGCGAGAGAAAGAGAACAGCTAGAGCTGCTTTTATCTGGATTAGAGAATATTCCTAATCTGCATGTATTAGAGAGTCATCAACGAAATCGAATCGGAATAGTTTCATTAACGATTACGGACATTCATTACAATCTTATTGTTCGTTTACTAAATGATCGATTTGGATTTCAGGTTCGCGGAGGCTGCTCATGTGCAGGAACATATGGTCATTACTTATTGGAAATCGACAAAGTTAAATCGAAGCAAATCGCTGAACAAATTGATCAGGGAGATTTATCTACTAAACCAGGGTGGGTCCGGTTTTCACTGCATCCCATTATGACCAATGCGGAAATTTTATTATTTGTAAAAGCAATGAAAGAGATAACTACGAACATTAAGGATTGGAAAAAGGATTATGTGTATGACCCAGACAGTAATGATTATTTCTATAATCAACACATCCGAAAGGATATGTCGCCTCTATTTGATTTAACAAGCCTGTGA
- a CDS encoding acyltransferase family protein, whose product MASTTSRSKYFDNAKFILIFLVVFGHMISPYKDQDKVLFTLYTVIFLFHMPAFILISGYFAKGYRKKGYLLKSFQKILIPYFIFQIIYSVVYFLVGKEKTLEFDLFQPHWSLWFLLSLFFWNLLLYVFARLKWAGLLVAVLVGIAIGYFEQAGSFMSISRTFVFFPYFLLGFLLNGDHLKRIIGAKYAVPAGVVIIITTFLFFGLSFPENAVPWLLGDTSYENMGGMQLTDGLLRGLQYVLTLIVVFGFLPLIPSNQYRITKIGERTLYVYLFHGFIIKAIQSILPNAISENYLFLIAFSFMVCIVLGSYMIKKYTQPLVELKI is encoded by the coding sequence ATGGCTTCGACTACAAGTAGAAGTAAGTATTTTGATAATGCAAAATTTATATTAATTTTTCTTGTTGTTTTCGGACATATGATTAGCCCATATAAGGATCAAGATAAAGTTTTATTTACTTTATATACCGTTATTTTTTTGTTTCATATGCCAGCATTTATTTTGATATCCGGCTATTTTGCCAAAGGCTATCGAAAAAAAGGGTACTTACTTAAATCTTTTCAAAAGATTTTAATTCCCTATTTTATTTTTCAGATTATCTATTCAGTTGTCTATTTCTTAGTGGGGAAGGAGAAAACACTTGAATTTGATCTGTTCCAGCCACATTGGTCGTTGTGGTTTTTACTAAGTTTATTCTTCTGGAATTTACTTCTGTATGTATTTGCGAGATTAAAATGGGCGGGATTGCTTGTCGCGGTTTTAGTAGGAATAGCAATTGGTTATTTTGAGCAAGCCGGAAGCTTTATGAGTATATCTCGGACGTTTGTTTTCTTTCCATACTTTTTGTTAGGTTTCTTATTAAATGGAGACCATTTAAAACGAATCATTGGGGCAAAGTATGCTGTTCCAGCAGGAGTAGTAATTATCATTACTACGTTTTTATTTTTTGGATTAAGTTTTCCTGAAAATGCTGTTCCATGGCTGTTAGGGGATACCTCTTATGAAAATATGGGAGGAATGCAGCTTACGGATGGGCTGCTGCGAGGATTGCAATATGTTTTAACTTTAATTGTAGTTTTTGGCTTCTTGCCATTAATCCCATCGAATCAGTATCGTATAACGAAAATAGGCGAAAGAACACTATATGTTTACTTATTCCATGGGTTTATCATTAAGGCAATTCAATCTATTTTACCGAATGCCATTTCCGAAAATTATTTATTTTTAATTGCCTTCTCCTTCATGGTTTGTATTGTGCTTGGCAGTTATATGATTAAAAAATATACACAGCCGCTTGTTGAGTTAAAAATATAA
- a CDS encoding immune inhibitor A domain-containing protein yields MNKFIKTSLSSVMLAGTLFAGFPSSDILSKDGGLLHKAEAASIATHSNSSLDLAVVNDERLIESFIKQGLLSKNASDETKQKFLKNYLELKGKQTKGNEADPLAAKVKAAEAEKQNKFKEFNNGLLNGNGNKNGHLKGNPDPVQETTYTGEKREDKVLVLAVEYSDFEHNKINPSETDNYYKDYPLSHYEDMIFGEDGVKGPNGEDFVSMKQFYEQQSGGTYSVDGKAYGWIKVPGTAKFYGADRASGGHDNVVPGGSKKLVADAYAAAVAAGVPVDNYDLEDPHDLDGDGNLREKDGLVDHLMIIHSGVGQEAGGGSLGDNAIWSHRSATLVDPDGLGNGKPGFYDYTMMPEDGATGVFAHEYGHDLGYPDEYDTVYSGTGEAVAYWSIMASGSWAGKIGGTEPTGFSPLAKSYYQSYLGGNWTNDTIELDWSEVTTKGTQVLLDQANSPNGKNAIAAKVNLPQKATNINKPATGSFEYWGGQQDEIDTNMVTSVDLTGKTSATLEFDAWYQIEKDWDFAFVQVSEDNGVTWKSLSNSNTVSSAVPEAYPTIAPALPGFTGNSNGWTKQAFDLSEYAGKKVQLRFRYITDWGTSEKGFYVDNINVKADGTSVVVDGAETKSTFTLSGFEKSDGNKYSDHYYLLEWRNHAGVDEGLANIKRGQSLMSYDGGLVVWYIDPTFTDNWTGIHPGEGFVGVVDAHPNTDLSWTIIGGAPVQASSRFHIADAAFGLNPTSGLNLDYPGLQTLIEPSQPAVSLFNDSNSFVNTFMPDAGRNIGNFGLKVRVNGQAKDKSVGSIVIYK; encoded by the coding sequence TTGAATAAGTTTATTAAAACCAGTCTATCTTCAGTCATGCTTGCAGGTACTTTATTCGCAGGTTTCCCAAGCTCCGACATTCTATCAAAGGATGGAGGATTATTACATAAAGCGGAAGCCGCTTCCATCGCTACACATTCAAACAGCTCACTAGATTTAGCTGTGGTAAATGATGAAAGATTAATAGAATCTTTTATTAAACAAGGGCTTCTTTCAAAAAATGCCTCTGATGAAACAAAGCAAAAATTCCTAAAAAACTACCTCGAGTTAAAAGGCAAACAAACAAAGGGCAATGAGGCTGATCCGTTAGCCGCAAAAGTAAAAGCTGCTGAAGCAGAAAAACAAAATAAATTTAAAGAATTTAACAATGGTTTATTAAATGGAAATGGGAACAAAAACGGACACTTAAAGGGTAATCCGGATCCTGTACAAGAAACAACATATACTGGTGAAAAAAGAGAAGACAAAGTTCTTGTCCTAGCTGTTGAATACTCTGACTTTGAACATAATAAGATTAACCCATCCGAGACTGACAACTATTATAAAGACTATCCACTTAGTCACTATGAAGATATGATTTTTGGAGAAGATGGTGTTAAAGGTCCGAACGGTGAAGATTTTGTTTCTATGAAACAATTTTATGAACAGCAATCTGGTGGAACTTATTCTGTAGATGGTAAAGCCTATGGTTGGATAAAGGTTCCAGGAACTGCGAAGTTTTATGGTGCTGATAGAGCAAGCGGCGGTCATGATAACGTAGTACCAGGTGGGTCGAAAAAATTAGTTGCTGATGCCTACGCTGCAGCTGTAGCTGCTGGTGTTCCAGTTGATAATTATGATTTAGAAGATCCACATGATCTTGATGGTGACGGAAACTTACGTGAAAAAGACGGTTTAGTCGATCACTTAATGATTATTCACTCAGGCGTTGGTCAAGAAGCAGGTGGAGGATCCCTTGGTGATAATGCTATCTGGTCACACCGTTCTGCAACCTTGGTTGATCCAGATGGATTAGGTAACGGAAAGCCTGGATTTTACGATTACACCATGATGCCTGAAGACGGTGCAACCGGAGTGTTCGCGCATGAATATGGTCATGATTTAGGCTACCCAGATGAATATGATACAGTGTACTCTGGTACTGGTGAGGCAGTAGCTTACTGGTCAATCATGGCAAGTGGTTCATGGGCTGGAAAAATTGGTGGTACAGAACCAACTGGATTTTCGCCATTAGCAAAATCTTATTACCAATCATACCTAGGTGGAAATTGGACAAATGACACAATTGAGTTAGACTGGAGTGAGGTAACTACAAAAGGAACACAAGTGTTACTTGATCAAGCCAACTCTCCAAATGGGAAAAACGCAATTGCAGCAAAAGTAAACCTACCACAAAAAGCTACAAATATTAATAAACCTGCTACTGGCAGCTTCGAGTACTGGGGCGGTCAACAAGATGAAATCGATACAAACATGGTTACAAGTGTGGATTTAACAGGAAAAACTTCTGCAACATTAGAGTTTGATGCATGGTATCAAATCGAAAAGGATTGGGATTTTGCTTTTGTACAAGTCTCTGAGGATAACGGTGTAACTTGGAAATCTTTAAGCAATAGCAACACTGTTTCAAGTGCAGTGCCTGAAGCATATCCAACAATCGCTCCTGCCCTCCCTGGTTTTACAGGTAATAGTAACGGCTGGACGAAGCAAGCATTTGATTTGTCCGAATATGCAGGTAAAAAAGTACAACTTCGCTTCCGTTATATTACTGATTGGGGAACATCAGAAAAAGGCTTCTACGTAGATAACATTAACGTTAAAGCAGATGGCACTTCTGTTGTGGTTGATGGTGCAGAAACAAAATCAACATTTACTTTAAGTGGTTTTGAAAAATCAGACGGAAATAAATACTCTGATCACTACTACCTATTAGAATGGCGTAACCATGCAGGTGTTGACGAAGGTCTAGCCAATATCAAACGCGGACAATCATTAATGAGCTATGATGGCGGTCTTGTTGTCTGGTATATAGACCCAACTTTTACAGACAACTGGACAGGCATTCACCCAGGTGAAGGATTCGTAGGCGTTGTAGATGCTCATCCTAATACTGATTTATCATGGACTATAATTGGTGGAGCACCAGTTCAAGCTTCTTCTCGTTTCCATATTGCTGATGCGGCATTTGGTTTAAACCCAACTTCTGGATTAAATCTTGATTATCCAGGTCTTCAAACATTGATTGAACCAAGTCAGCCAGCAGTTTCACTTTTCAATGACAGCAACTCTTTTGTAAATACATTCATGCCTGATGCTGGCCGAAATATCGGTAACTTTGGCCTTAAGGTTCGTGTGAACGGACAAGCAAAAGACAAATCTGTTGGTTCGATTGTAATTTACAAATAA
- a CDS encoding MerR family transcriptional regulator has protein sequence MNTSEVAKLLGVSASTIQRWVKQLELPMERNERGHYHFNNEDIDLLRNIQTQIQNGTLLQEIAPVQEKKPRKGTVKATPETNAELERLYTIVSELEAKVNSKADSVASYQLLQHRREIEDLQIQVKDLSKQVESLHSQLDEITKSALPEKPLVLDQGKLNRKKKNIVSSLFGFLG, from the coding sequence ATGAACACGAGCGAAGTAGCAAAATTATTAGGGGTGTCAGCAAGTACCATTCAACGATGGGTAAAACAGCTTGAACTGCCAATGGAGCGAAATGAACGTGGGCATTATCATTTTAATAATGAAGATATTGATCTTCTAAGAAACATTCAAACTCAAATCCAAAATGGGACCTTACTTCAAGAAATAGCACCTGTTCAAGAGAAGAAACCTCGGAAAGGAACAGTAAAAGCAACCCCAGAGACAAACGCAGAACTGGAAAGATTGTATACGATTGTTAGCGAATTAGAAGCAAAGGTAAACTCAAAAGCAGATTCTGTCGCCTCCTATCAGCTGCTGCAGCACCGCCGTGAAATAGAAGATTTGCAAATCCAAGTGAAAGATTTATCAAAACAAGTAGAATCACTTCATTCGCAGCTTGATGAGATAACTAAGTCTGCTTTACCTGAAAAGCCACTCGTATTAGATCAAGGAAAGCTAAATAGAAAGAAGAAGAATATCGTCAGCTCCTTGTTTGGATTTTTGGGATAA
- a CDS encoding L,D-transpeptidase family protein, with protein sequence MIHIVKRGDTLYQISLDYRVSLASLYAANPGVNHQQLYVGQKIQIPGLPDPNTIPYSIQISVGKRRLSLYRNGKLEKIYPIAVGKMLTATPTGEFVIVNRQMNPGGPFGVLWLSLSKQGYGIHGTNNPSSIGKAVSHGCVRMHNRDVLQLAEKVPNGTRVIIRPT encoded by the coding sequence ATGATTCATATAGTGAAGCGGGGCGATACACTTTACCAAATTTCTTTGGATTATCGGGTAAGCCTCGCAAGTCTTTATGCAGCCAATCCCGGTGTCAATCACCAGCAATTATATGTAGGACAAAAAATTCAAATCCCTGGTCTGCCAGACCCAAATACGATACCCTATTCGATACAAATTTCGGTTGGGAAAAGAAGACTTTCATTATACCGAAATGGAAAGCTCGAAAAAATCTACCCGATTGCCGTAGGAAAAATGCTCACAGCTACTCCGACTGGAGAATTTGTGATTGTGAATCGGCAGATGAATCCAGGCGGACCTTTTGGTGTATTGTGGTTATCGTTATCAAAGCAGGGGTATGGTATTCATGGCACCAATAATCCGAGTTCAATAGGTAAAGCAGTTTCTCATGGGTGTGTTCGAATGCATAATCGGGATGTTCTTCAGCTTGCCGAAAAGGTTCCCAACGGCACAAGGGTAATCATCCGGCCAACTTAA
- a CDS encoding MerR family transcriptional regulator, which yields MKTFTLKEVSKKINVKPATLKKWEKELEEYLDIPRTRQGARIYSEVELDLLLDIKQMYENKISTEMILQNLQTKDEPVENEISEPPTSSLPMVSETMPEVTNEELAIKNADQFFDAMDNYKQTFLSEVKDEIRSVLRKEVVEEVKKEISKGTYYTVKSISDSIYKTSANTKAEIEELSEHIEKTAEQTTERLHYLSKSIVNASHETSEEIYTLSKQLSESTEELAHYVDITNTEINSLSEVIEKDREERGKERDHFLHEITQREAAFQDLLTSFRDVAAAKEKKWWKFWE from the coding sequence ATGAAAACTTTCACGTTAAAGGAAGTTTCCAAAAAAATAAATGTTAAGCCAGCTACATTAAAAAAATGGGAAAAGGAACTTGAGGAATATCTTGATATCCCCAGGACTAGACAAGGCGCAAGAATTTATTCGGAGGTAGAACTAGATTTACTCCTGGATATTAAACAAATGTACGAAAACAAAATAAGTACGGAGATGATCCTGCAAAACTTACAAACAAAGGATGAACCTGTAGAAAACGAGATTTCCGAACCCCCGACCTCCTCCTTGCCAATGGTTTCAGAAACTATGCCCGAAGTAACAAATGAGGAGCTTGCCATTAAGAATGCAGATCAATTTTTCGATGCGATGGATAATTATAAACAAACCTTCTTAAGTGAGGTAAAGGATGAAATTCGAAGTGTTCTCCGTAAAGAGGTAGTTGAAGAGGTAAAAAAAGAGATTTCAAAAGGTACCTACTATACAGTGAAGTCCATATCTGATTCCATCTATAAAACGTCTGCTAATACAAAAGCAGAAATTGAGGAACTTTCGGAACACATTGAAAAAACAGCAGAACAGACGACTGAAAGACTTCATTATTTATCAAAAAGTATTGTCAATGCCTCCCATGAAACATCAGAAGAAATTTATACGTTATCAAAGCAATTATCTGAATCTACAGAGGAACTTGCTCACTACGTAGATATTACAAACACAGAAATCAATAGTTTATCGGAAGTTATAGAAAAGGACCGTGAAGAACGCGGGAAAGAACGTGATCATTTCCTACATGAAATCACGCAAAGAGAAGCTGCTTTTCAGGATTTATTAACAAGCTTCCGTGATGTAGCTGCTGCAAAAGAAAAGAAATGGTGGAAATTCTGGGAGTAA
- a CDS encoding HAD family hydrolase encodes MSDYKVLFLDIDGTIIKPDDTIEETTVNAIRQVQEKGIEVFLATGRPLHEIRDLAKELNVHSLIGYNGAFAIYQDKDLFQEPMNKESVKQFIDIAKKNQHELVLYTKDQNLFTDLETDCVKEFIDKFHLHKNDSYSPSEDYEVLGMTLINLEPKDVALYKQEDQIQLSQVNLEGMFHCYDVIRDQVNKGIGVQYVLKHLGLKKENAIAFGDGMNDKEMLLSVGEGFAMGNGHPDLYQYAKHKTTSVTDSGIYNGLKTLGIIE; translated from the coding sequence ATGTCTGATTATAAGGTATTATTTTTAGATATTGATGGAACCATCATTAAGCCGGATGATACCATCGAGGAAACTACGGTCAATGCAATTCGTCAGGTTCAAGAAAAAGGAATAGAGGTTTTTTTAGCAACCGGCAGACCTTTACATGAAATCAGGGATCTTGCGAAAGAGTTAAATGTTCATTCCCTCATTGGGTATAACGGTGCGTTTGCTATTTATCAAGATAAAGACCTATTCCAAGAGCCAATGAACAAGGAGAGTGTCAAACAATTTATTGATATAGCGAAAAAAAATCAACATGAACTTGTCTTGTATACGAAAGACCAAAACTTATTCACTGATTTAGAAACAGATTGTGTAAAAGAATTTATAGATAAGTTTCATTTACATAAAAACGACTCCTATTCACCCTCTGAGGATTATGAAGTACTCGGAATGACCTTGATCAATTTAGAACCAAAGGATGTTGCATTATATAAACAGGAAGATCAAATCCAGTTATCACAAGTAAATCTTGAAGGTATGTTTCATTGTTATGACGTGATTAGAGATCAAGTCAATAAAGGTATTGGAGTTCAATATGTCCTAAAGCATCTCGGCCTTAAGAAGGAAAATGCAATTGCATTCGGTGATGGCATGAACGACAAAGAAATGCTCCTGAGTGTTGGTGAAGGTTTTGCGATGGGAAATGGCCATCCAGACCTCTATCAATATGCTAAACATAAAACCACATCCGTAACAGATTCAGGTATATATAATGGCTTAAAAACATTAGGGATTATTGAGTAA
- a CDS encoding polysaccharide deacetylase family protein, which yields MLRLVFILLLICLPEQVFAQQKVPILVYHSIDHYSGLGSKELFVTPENFEKQMIYLKNQGYTLVTFERWHELSKIKKPIFLTFDDGYKNNRNAFEILQKLKDETFKPTATFFVISDFVGNVNRLTQSELRMMSDSGVISVQSHTATHPDLTKSEDLLYELKGSKEKIGRITGKPVIALAYPYGSFNERIASETKKYYSFGLTTTPEIYSKKGIKNEDFYLPRLYVKYSTNLEEFAKLITK from the coding sequence GTGTTAAGACTAGTATTTATTCTTCTTCTAATTTGCTTGCCTGAACAGGTTTTTGCACAGCAAAAGGTACCGATATTAGTTTATCATTCCATTGATCATTATTCCGGTCTAGGGTCCAAAGAATTATTTGTAACTCCGGAGAATTTCGAAAAGCAAATGATCTATTTGAAAAATCAGGGATATACCTTAGTAACATTTGAACGCTGGCATGAACTTAGTAAAATAAAGAAACCTATTTTTCTAACCTTTGATGATGGATATAAAAATAATCGTAACGCTTTTGAAATTCTCCAAAAGTTAAAAGATGAAACTTTTAAGCCAACAGCAACCTTTTTTGTAATATCGGATTTTGTCGGTAACGTAAATCGTTTAACTCAATCAGAATTAAGAATGATGTCTGACTCTGGTGTTATTTCTGTTCAATCGCATACGGCTACACATCCAGATTTGACAAAATCAGAAGATCTCCTTTATGAATTAAAAGGTTCAAAGGAGAAAATAGGAAGGATAACAGGGAAACCTGTCATTGCCCTAGCCTATCCATATGGAAGTTTTAATGAACGTATAGCTTCTGAAACGAAAAAGTATTATTCATTTGGATTGACAACGACACCAGAAATTTATTCAAAAAAGGGTATCAAAAACGAAGATTTTTACCTGCCACGGCTATATGTAAAGTATTCAACCAATTTAGAAGAGTTCGCGAAATTAATTACAAAATAA